The following are encoded together in the Vibrio splendidus genome:
- a CDS encoding class II glutamine amidotransferase: protein MCELLGMSANVPTDICFSFTGLMQRGGNTGPHRDGWGITFYEGKGFRTFKDPNPSCESKIAELVQNYPIKSQAVVSHIRQANRGGVNLENTHPFTRELWGRYWTFAHNGQLTDYDDLVSGRFRPVGETDSELSFCWLVKQLEDRFPEPPQDMEGMFRFVAECCDQLREKGVFNMLLSDGEYVMTYCTNHLYWITRRAPFGNASLIDEDVEINFQEETTPNDVVTVVATQPLTCNEEWFRMKPGEYALFHFGELIGNNHKALEDVAYAPKKVASQAPTEPLS, encoded by the coding sequence ATGTGTGAATTGCTCGGTATGAGCGCGAATGTGCCAACTGATATTTGTTTTAGCTTTACTGGTCTTATGCAGCGTGGAGGCAATACCGGCCCGCACCGCGATGGCTGGGGTATTACTTTCTATGAAGGAAAGGGTTTCCGTACGTTTAAAGATCCTAACCCTAGTTGTGAATCCAAGATCGCTGAGTTGGTTCAAAACTACCCAATTAAAAGTCAAGCTGTTGTCAGTCATATCCGTCAAGCCAATCGTGGTGGCGTTAATCTAGAAAATACTCACCCATTTACCCGTGAGCTTTGGGGACGATACTGGACCTTCGCCCATAATGGCCAATTAACGGATTACGATGATCTGGTTAGTGGTCGTTTCAGACCGGTCGGTGAGACGGACAGTGAACTGTCTTTCTGTTGGTTAGTGAAACAACTAGAAGATCGTTTTCCTGAGCCACCTCAAGACATGGAAGGTATGTTTCGCTTTGTCGCTGAGTGTTGTGACCAGCTAAGAGAGAAAGGCGTCTTCAACATGTTACTCAGTGATGGCGAGTACGTGATGACCTACTGTACGAATCATTTGTACTGGATAACAAGACGCGCGCCTTTTGGTAATGCGAGCCTGATTGATGAAGATGTTGAGATAAACTTCCAAGAAGAGACCACGCCGAATGATGTGGTCACGGTGGTAGCAACTCAGCCTCTAACATGCAATGAAGAGTGGTTTAGAATGAAGCCGGGCGAATACGCGTTGTTTCATTTTGGTGAGCTGATCGGCAATAACCACAAAGCATTGGAAGATGTTGCTTATGCACCTAAAAAGGTTGCAAGCCAAGCACCAACTGAGCCATTGAGCTAA
- the lpcA gene encoding D-sedoheptulose 7-phosphate isomerase, which produces MYQDLIKSELNEAADVLNKFLSDDHNIAQIEAAAKMIADSFKQEGKVLSCGNGGSHCDAMHFAEELTGRYRENRPGFAGIAISDPSHLSCVSNDFGYDHVFSRYVEAVGRKGDVLFGLSTSGNSANILKAIEAAQAKGMKTIALTGKDGGKMAGCADIEIRVPHFGYADRIQEIHIKIIHIVIQLVEKEME; this is translated from the coding sequence ATGTACCAAGACCTAATCAAAAGTGAATTGAACGAAGCTGCTGACGTTCTTAACAAGTTCTTGAGTGATGACCATAACATTGCTCAAATTGAAGCTGCTGCAAAGATGATTGCTGACTCATTCAAGCAAGAAGGCAAAGTGCTTTCTTGTGGTAATGGTGGCTCACACTGTGACGCGATGCACTTCGCGGAAGAGCTTACTGGCCGATACCGTGAAAATCGTCCAGGCTTCGCTGGTATTGCGATTTCAGACCCTAGCCATTTATCTTGTGTAAGTAACGACTTTGGCTACGACCACGTATTTTCTCGTTATGTAGAAGCCGTAGGCCGTAAGGGTGACGTGTTGTTTGGTTTGTCGACTTCAGGTAACTCTGCCAACATTTTGAAAGCGATTGAAGCTGCTCAAGCTAAAGGTATGAAAACCATTGCGTTAACCGGTAAAGATGGCGGTAAAATGGCAGGTTGTGCCGATATCGAAATTCGAGTTCCACATTTTGGTTACGCTGACCGCATCCAAGAGATTCACATTAAGATCATCCACATTGTGATTCAGCTTGTTGAAAAAGAAATGGAATAA